A section of the Campylobacter lanienae NCTC 13004 genome encodes:
- a CDS encoding ComEA family DNA-binding protein, translating to MKAIILTALSASMVLAAININTANKSELMELPGIGEGKANAIIEYRAKNKFKTINEIKNVSGIGDKIYENIKADLIVNGPTDTKNLKSKDIKKPIKNDKKEKIDNNSTETR from the coding sequence ATGAAGGCGATTATTTTAACCGCTCTTAGTGCTAGTATGGTCTTAGCAGCTATCAATATCAACACAGCTAACAAAAGTGAGTTAATGGAGCTACCTGGAATTGGTGAAGGTAAGGCAAATGCGATTATCGAATACAGAGCCAAAAACAAATTCAAAACCATAAATGAGATCAAAAATGTCTCTGGAATTGGAGATAAAATATATGAAAATATTAAAGCTGATCTAATAGTAAATGGCCCAACTGATACAAAAAATTTAAAAAGCAAAGATATCAAAAAACCAATAAAAAATGATAAAAAAGAAAAAATAGATAATAACTCTACAGAAACTAGATAA
- a CDS encoding cupin domain-containing protein has product MKKTILTLSAAAAAFSQDLPFERGEINPYSKYFTGTTYLNTFDDASGGRSANAGLVTFEPCSRTHWHTHEKGQLLIVLSGEGVVKIEGQKAIKAQPGAIIKIDSDAKYFHAGGKTTQMAHISVMGMPNKTTWLEKVSDEEYESVLKELQ; this is encoded by the coding sequence ATGAAAAAAACTATTTTAACTCTTAGCGCAGCAGCAGCGGCCTTTTCGCAAGATTTGCCATTTGAGCGTGGTGAGATAAATCCGTATAGCAAATACTTCACCGGCACTACTTATCTAAATACCTTTGATGATGCTAGTGGTGGCAGAAGTGCTAATGCCGGCTTAGTAACCTTTGAGCCTTGTTCTCGTACGCATTGGCACACACACGAAAAGGGCCAACTTCTAATCGTTCTAAGCGGTGAAGGTGTAGTAAAAATAGAGGGGCAAAAAGCTATAAAAGCCCAGCCTGGTGCAATTATCAAAATAGATAGCGACGCTAAGTATTTTCATGCAGGTGGCAAAACCACGCAAATGGCACACATCTCAGTCATGGGTATGCCAAATAAAACCACTTGGCTAGAAAAAGTAAGCGACGAAGAGTATGAAAGTGTTTTAAAGGAGCTTCAATGA
- a CDS encoding carboxymuconolactone decarboxylase family protein, with protein MKKILAVFAVFGGVLMSADIEDTTLKAIFENFEKSSKNDTIQAGLSPRQIELSNLAAIIASGSLRLWQERLEKSELKADEIMELLRQSTAYLGMARIREFIFVTSEIYKRKRG; from the coding sequence ATGAAAAAGATTTTAGCTGTTTTTGCGGTGTTTGGGGGTGTTTTAATGAGTGCAGATATAGAAGATACAACGCTTAAAGCGATATTTGAAAACTTTGAGAAAAGTAGTAAAAATGATACCATACAAGCTGGCCTAAGTCCTAGGCAAATCGAGCTTAGTAATCTAGCTGCGATAATAGCATCGGGTTCTCTTAGGCTATGGCAAGAAAGGCTAGAAAAAAGCGAGTTAAAGGCTGATGAGATAATGGAGCTTTTACGCCAAAGCACAGCTTATCTTGGTATGGCTAGGATTAGGGAATTTATCTTTGTTACAAGTGAAATTTATAAGCGTAAAAGGGGTTAA
- a CDS encoding MerR family transcriptional regulator, translating into MAYTIIEVSQKTGVSPRTLRYWCDNGLFPLVEHSPSGIRYFSKSDIEWVEWVVRFRKMSMSVKRLREYINLAIKGDSTLEIRLAMIKEEKSRILNELDEIKSALNCVDKKIEFYETAIKAKSDPHAKGGKKCE; encoded by the coding sequence ATGGCATACACAATCATAGAAGTCTCACAAAAAACAGGCGTAAGCCCACGCACTTTGCGTTATTGGTGTGATAATGGGCTTTTTCCTTTGGTTGAGCATAGCCCTAGCGGTATTAGGTATTTTAGCAAGAGCGACATAGAGTGGGTAGAATGGGTTGTGCGTTTTCGTAAAATGAGTATGAGCGTTAAACGGCTTAGAGAGTATATAAATTTAGCTATCAAAGGCGATAGCACACTAGAAATTCGCCTAGCGATGATAAAAGAAGAAAAAAGTAGAATTTTAAATGAGCTTGATGAGATAAAATCAGCGCTTAATTGTGTGGATAAAAAAATTGAATTCTACGAAACTGCCATAAAAGCTAAAAGCGACCCACACGCCAAAGGTGGCAAAAAATGCGAGTGA
- a CDS encoding cyclophilin-like fold protein: MEIFVIINEQKLKAVLAENSRAKALYKELEKGDIIINASDYGGFEKSGKLPSPLPRNDEQITMQPCDIILYSGQTFVLAYDTNSWFLTCLGKLDGISKDELKKLLGTGDAKIRLSVR; the protein is encoded by the coding sequence ATGGAGATTTTTGTTATCATAAATGAGCAAAAGTTAAAGGCTGTTTTGGCTGAAAATAGCCGGGCTAAGGCTCTATATAAAGAGCTAGAAAAAGGAGATATCATTATAAATGCTAGTGATTATGGTGGCTTTGAAAAAAGCGGCAAACTTCCATCGCCATTGCCACGAAATGATGAGCAAATCACAATGCAGCCTTGCGATATAATTCTTTATAGCGGTCAAACTTTTGTGCTAGCCTACGATACAAACTCATGGTTCTTAACTTGCCTTGGCAAATTAGATGGCATAAGCAAAGATGAACTAAAAAAGCTACTAGGCACAGGTGATGCAAAAATAAGGCTGTCTGTAAGATAG